One Zeugodacus cucurbitae isolate PBARC_wt_2022May chromosome 3, idZeuCucr1.2, whole genome shotgun sequence genomic region harbors:
- the LOC105216534 gene encoding uncharacterized protein LOC105216534, with product MRYSHWSSKFNCENKHLHEFSQLSKVESKPFKFETHLTVRSEKTYDKTDLPIEFKVSPESLVHLAAKVVDRLPLPDVYRWTNDDVCNWLKRFGYPQYEYTFRANLITGRKLLLIDAKALCAMNIKNFNHIKRLTNGIRELFYFEMTTFMRSISLAPHHHYEIYKLFRTNSGYKHLKCSDLLFQLKLLREKSKYPCHWDILEHWLSREASDKELFGANP from the exons ATGCGTTACTCCCACTGGAGTTCTAAGTTTAATTGCGAAAATAAACATTTGCATGAGTTTTCGCAACTATCTAAAGTAGAAAGCAAGCCATTCAAATTCGAAACTCATTTGACTGTGCGAAGTGAGAAAACATACGATAAAACCGATTTACCCATTGAATTCAAAGTCTCGCCGGAAAGTCTAGTACACTTAGCCGCTAAAGTTGTCGACCGCTTGCCATTACCAGACGTCTATCGATGGACTAATGATGATGTTTGTAATTGGTTAAAACGTTTTGGTTATCCACAGTATGAG TACACTTTTCGTGCCAACTTAATCACAGGACGAAAGCTGCTCTTGATCGACGCAAAAGCGCTTTGTGCCATGAACATCAAAAATTTCAACCATATTAAACGATTAACAAACGGCATACGTGAACTCTTCTACTTCGAAATGACTACTTTTATGCGAAGTATATCTTTAGCTCCCCACCATCATTATGAGATCTACAAACTTTTTCGGACGAATAGTGGCTATAAGCACTTGAAGTGCTCCGATCTTTTGTTTCAACTAAAACTGCTGCGAGAGAAATCAAAATACCCTTGTCATTGGGATATACTCGAACATTGGCTATCACGGGAGGCGAGCGATAAGGAATTGTTTGGTGCT AACCCCTAA